In Macadamia integrifolia cultivar HAES 741 chromosome 12, SCU_Mint_v3, whole genome shotgun sequence, the following are encoded in one genomic region:
- the LOC122057097 gene encoding LOW QUALITY PROTEIN: BRCT domain-containing protein At4g02110 (The sequence of the model RefSeq protein was modified relative to this genomic sequence to represent the inferred CDS: inserted 3 bases in 2 codons), protein MANMFLGVRFVLMGFDPLLEAEIRSKLVDGGGVDVGYGPSCTHVIVDSIVNDDSVCVAARNDGKTLVTGLWVEHSFDIGMPADASSILYRPVKDLNGIPGAKSLYVCLTGYQSQDREDIMKMVGMMGAQFSKPLVANKVTHLICYKFEGEKYELAKKMKKIKFVNHRWLEECLRAWKIVPEGKYAKSGYELEIMEAEAKDSEEETGEDYSNKQCEGMDVTGSPFGLTSGTAIDSKSPMPTGEVLEICQTIVLPKGLSNSAENVIANNRLLTTPEKETRSGEAPYFHDVNRRGHGDFSCHGNGTPFGDAIGGGTSIPFDTVSNFTKECNESTSNSRTARSLHSDAAKIITVSYSRRTPRRSSVSTSAEPSGPSHEFSQGGLEGKKINLGIGTYSSTVEEAKDNIDLDCGALYHQGPKTGTLPQKKERAVTSNGIRSPNEGSHDPKVCTSVSPSGGTLEGLKFEPMMIGRPPTRTDPTPNADKHDPNAIACVNFVENQRNGPPTMNSLSSDRKSLKCGLPVLETFTSDSTESPSMRIAGLPQEKTFEISMGALKSFDFASDPNIGDVKIGRAADLPAERETEPQVQPQDVKVSSPNIKTTVSEESKNPISLGICKGVNDRLVTKNMVGQKGLGSRLRPSTAKSNKLKCSFSFDKTATLNGAAFCPMMGVDGAEDEQKVAEKHEISWPTSAADVIMGEEIKGEKTANLNDETESQEDKDGDELEKPLTEKSEMAKPTSYADSSTLDADAVPVEEGKGEDEYSKSLSVKKTDMFESRKAVSTAVAGIKTYQKGKKGNELRQGKVGAELDKAIDNKKTGIHESTLKEEMVKEEKHSSKKIKGNTLSSGYEIEISDKGKDKEELEEGQEESELKKSFTGEMTEAGKSTFQADAVKKDISKRKRHPSSKTNRKAISTANEIEMSDEGESREEAQKNIGVQKKEVSKAYPTGKTLAASKRKKPVDAEKENKPITDDVPNVNMSKHGRTSEALIRSNKMVGETDLNTFQAGGSCNIVNHEPVWFILSGHHLQRKEFQQVIRRLKGRLIKDSHHWSYQATHFIVPEPVRRTEKFFAAAASGRWILKTDYLTDSNQAGKFLPEEPYEWYRSGLSEDGTINLVAPRKWRLLRKRTGHGALYGLRVIIYGECTAPPLDTLKRVLKAGDGTILATSPPYTRFLKSGVDFAIVSPGIPRVDSWVQEFLRHEIPCVLADYLVEYVCKPGYSLERHVLYNTHAWSEKSFANLLARSEENIKALXDGEVMMNCSDKAGSEGCGIXYAIAVIPSFEDIPVENWLCSKCSEDDGTRIPKGTKRRPSLSRI, encoded by the exons ATGGCGAATATGTTTCTTGGCGTCCGTTTCGTCCTTATGGGATTTGATCCCCTTCTCGAAGCGGAG ATTCGATCTAAGCTTGTTGATGGAGGTGGAGTTGATGTCGGGTACGGTCCCAGTTGTACTCACGTAATCGTAGATAGTATTGTTAAT GATGATTCTGTTTGTGTTGCTGCTCGCAACGATGGCAAAACACTTGTTACTGGCTTATGGGTTGAGCATAGTTTTGATATCGGAATGCCTGCGGATGCAAGTTCG ATTTTGTACAGGCCTGTAAAAGATTTAAATGGAATCCCAGGTGCCAAATCTCTATATGTTTGCTTGACAGGATACCAAAGCCAAGATCGAGAAGATATTATG AAAATGGTAGGCATGATGGGCGCACAGTTCTCCAAGCCACTGGTTGCAAATAAAGTTACCCATCTTATATGTTACAAATTTGAAG GAGAGAAGTATGAGCTtgcaaagaaaatgaagaagataaaATTTGTCAATCATCGGTGGTTGGAAGAGTG TTTAAGAGCATGGAAAATTGTCCCGGAAGGTAAATATGCCAAGAG TGGTTATGAGTTAGAGATCATGGAAGCTGAAGCTAAGGATTCTGAAGAAGAAACTGGGGAGGATTATAGTAATAAGCAATGCGAGGGTATGGATGTCACAGGGAGCCCCTTTGGCTTAACAAGTGGAACTGCGATAGACTCCAAATCGCCCATGCCCACAGGGGAAGTGTTAGAGATCTGTCAGACAATTGTCTTGCCTAAAGGTTTGTCAAATAGTGCCGAAAATGTTATTGCTAACAATAGGCTATTAACTACTCCTGAAAAAGAAACCAGATCTGGTGAAGCCCCATACTTCCACGATGTAAATAGAAGGGGCCATGGGGACTTCAGCTGTCATGGTAATGGAACTCCTTTTGGGGATGCTATTGGTGGTGGGACATCCATTCCATTTGACACTGTATCCAACTTCACTAAGGAATGTAAtgaatcaacatctaattcAAGAACTGCACGATCCCTTCATTCTGATGCAGCAAAGATAATTACAGTTAGTTACTCCAGGAGAACCCCAAGGAGGTCCTCAGTTTCTACTTCTGCAGAACCTTCAGGTCCTTCACATGAATTTTCGCAAGGAGGtttagaaggaaagaagatcaATCTTGGGATTGGCACTTATTCCTCAACAGTAGAAGAAGCCAAGGATAATATTGATTTGGATTGCGGAGCTTTATATCATCAGGGACCAAAAACTGGTACATTACCTCAGAAGAAAGAGCGGGCTGTTACTAGTAATGGCATCAGATCACCAAATGAAGGAAGTCATGATCCAAAAGTCTGTACTTCTGTAAGTCCATCAGGAGGTACTCTTGAaggtttgaagtttgaaccaaTGATGATTGGTAGACCCCCAACAAGAACTGATCCTACACCTAATGCTGATAAACATGATCCAAATGCCATTGCTTGTGTGAATTTTGTTGAGAATCAGCGAAATGGTCCACCAACGATGAACTCCTTAAGTTCTGATCGGAAATCATTGAAATGTGGATTGCCTGTTTTGGAAACTTTTACTTCCGATAGTACTGAATCTCCTAGTATGAGGATTGCTGGCCTTCCTCAGGAGAAGACATTTGAAATATCAATGGGGGCTTTAAAAAGTTTTGACTTTGCTAGTGATCCCAATATAGGGGATGTCAAAATCGGCAGAGCAGCTGACCTTCCCGCTGAGAGAGAAACAGAGCCTCAGGTGCAGCCCCAGGATGTCAAGGTTTCATCTCCCAACATCAAAACCACAGTAAGTGAGGAGTCCAAAAATCCTATTAGTTTGGGCATATGTAAGGGAGTGAACGATAGATTGGTTACCAAGAATATGGTTGGCCAAAAAGGTTTGGGCTCTAGGCTTAGGCCAAGTACTGCCAAGAGTAATAAGCTGAAGTGTTCCTTTAGCTTTGATAAAACTGCAACTCTAAATGGAGCTGCTTTCTGTCCAATGATGGGTGTAGATGGAGCAGAAGATGAGCAAAAAGTTGCTGAGAAACACGAAATTTCTTGGCCAACTTCTGCTGCAGATGTAATCATGGGGGAAGAGATAAAGGGGGAGAAGACTGCAAATCTCAATGATGAGACTGAATCACAAGAGGACAAAGATGGTGATGAGCTTGAGAAGCCACTCACTGAAAAATCTGAGATGGCTAAGCCAACCTCTTATGCTGATTCATCAACCTTGGATGCTGATGCAGTGCCTGTAGAAGAAGGCAAGGGTGAAGATGAGTATTCAAAGTCTTTAAGTGTAAAGAAGACTGATATGTTTGAGTCAAGGAAAGCAGTATCTACTGCGGTGGCTGGAATCAAGACATaccagaaaggaaaaaaggggaaTGAGCTAAGACAAGGAAAAGTTGGAGCTGAGCTTGATAAGGCAATTGACAACAAGAAGACTGGGATACATGAATCAACTTTAAAAGAAGAGATGGTTAAGGAGGAAAAACATTCATCAAAGAAAATCAAGGGAAACACACTATCCTCTGGGTATGAGATAGAGATATCTGACAAAGGCAAAGACaaagaagaattagaggaaGGACAAGAGGAATCTGAGCTCAAGAAGTCATTTACTGGGGAGATGACCGAAGCGGGGAAATCAACCTTTCAAGCAGATGCGGTAAAGAAAGACATATCTAAAAGGAAAAGGCATCCTTCAAGTAAAACCAACAGAAAGGCCATCTCTACTGCAAATGAGATTGAGATGTCTGATGAAGGTGAAAGCAGAGAAGAGGCACAGAAGAACATTGGTGTTCAGAAGAAAGAGGTGTCAAAGGCATATCCTACAGGTAAGACTCTGGCTGCAAGTAAGAGGAAGAAGCCTGTGGATGCCGAAAAGGAGAACAAGCCAATAACAGATGATGTCCCAAATGTAAATATGTCCAAACATGGGAGGACCAGTGAAGCCCTGATTAGAAGTAATAAAATGGTTGGTGAAACTGATCTAAACACATTTCAAGCTGGTGGAAGTTGTAATATTGTAAATCATGAACCAGTGTGGTTTATTCTGAGTGGACATCATTTACAGAGGAAAGAGTTCCAGCAGGTTATAAGGCGTTTGAAGGGAAGACTTATCAAAGATTCTCACCACTGGTCATACCAGGCTACACACTTCATTGTCCCGGAACCAGTTCGACGAACAGAAAAGTTTTTTGCTGCTGCAGCATCTGGGAG GTGGATTCTCAAGACTGATTACTTAACTGATAGTAATCAGGCAGGGAAGTTCTTGCCAGAAGAACCTTATGAATGGTACCGGAGTGGCCTTAGTGAAGATGGCACAATCAATTTAGTGGCCCCAAGGAAGTGGCGCCTCTTAAGGAAAAGGACTGGACATGGAGCTTTGTATGGACTGCGTGTTATCATATATGGAGAATGCACTGCACCACCTCTG GATACCCTGAAACGTGTCTTGAAGGCTGGAGATGGCACTATTCTAGCAACATCCCCTCCATACACCCGTTTCCTCAAATCTGGAGTTGATTTTGCCATTGTTAGTCCTGGCATACCACGCGTTGATTCATGGGTCCAAGAGTTCTTAAGACATgaaatcccttgtgttttgGCTGATTACTTGGTAGAGTATGTGTGCAAGCCGGGATATTCCCTCGAGAGGCATGTGCTTTACAATACTCATGCTTGGTCAGAGAAATCATTTGCAAATCTGTTAGCCCGGTCAGAGGAAAACATTAAGGCCTT TGACGGGGAGGTGATGATGAATTGTAGTGATAAAGCTGGTTCCGAGGGGTGCGGAA GATATGCTATTGCTGTGATCCCCTCCTTTGAAGATATCCCGGTGGAAAACTGGTTGTGTTCAAAGTGTAGTGAAGATGACGGTACCAGAATTCCAAAGGGTACCAAGAGAAGGCCCTCTTTATCAAGGATTTAA
- the LOC122058336 gene encoding uncharacterized protein LOC122058336: MSTSPSLANGEKRHWWLSNRKIVDKYVKEARALMASQEKSEIASALNLLDAALALYPRLESALELKARSLLYLRRFKEVADMLQEYIPSFKMASEESSLSSDNSSQQLSRERAKLLSPDHFPSDSTDKDTTFKCFSVSDLKKKVMAGLCKNGEKEGQWRYSVLGQACSHLGLMEDAVVLIQTGKRLASAAFRKESVRWSDDSFSANVAGSSDLSNANPGMIPSPTESEYVSQLLGHIKLLLRRRTAALAALEAGIYPEAIRHFSKIVDNRRGTPQGFLADCYLHRASAYKAAGRIAESIADCNWTLALEPSCIPALNTRASLLETIRCLPDCLRDLEHLKLLYDSILRDRKPPGPAWKRHNVSYRDVPSNLKALTLKIQELRQRLASGEMGNVDYYALIGLRRGCSRSELERAHLLLTLKHRPDRAISFLDRCEFVGDRDVDSVKDQARMSALVLYRLLQKGYSTVMATIMDEEAAEKQRQKAPAAAAMQVQVAVSEPKLESEKRSSINKPQAVEIQQRSQIGSSDYCAVVNQVPEKKNAVATAAATANAVFQGVFCRDISVVGNLLSQVGFNRPIPVKYEALSC, translated from the exons ATGTCGACTTCTCCATCTCTCGCCAATGGGGAGAAGAGGCATTGGTGGCTTAGCAACCGAAAG ATTGTTGACAAATATGTAAAAGAAGCTCGAGCGCTAATGGCGAGCCAAGAAAAGTCGGAGATCGCTTCGGCCCTTAACCTCCTCGATGCTGCTCTTGCTCTGTATCCGCGGCTCGAGTCGGCTCTTGAGCTTAAAGCTCGATCTCTCCTTTATCTCCGACGGTTCAAGGAGGTTGCTGATATGCTCCAAGAATACATACCAAGCTTCAAGATGGCGTCCGAAGAATCATCCCTTTCTTCGGACAACTCGTCCCAGCAACTCTCGAGGGAACGAGCGAAGCTCCTCTCCCCTGACCACTTTCCATCTGATTCGACAGATAAAGACACTACCTTCAAATGCTTCTCTGTTTCGGACCTTAAGAAGAAGGTCATGGCCGGTCTCTGCAAGAACGGCGAGAAGGAAGGGCAATGGAG ATACTCTGTTCTTGGTCAAGCTTGTTCCCATCTTGGGTTGATGGAAGACGCTGTGGTGCTAATTCAAACGGGAAAACGTTTAGCCTCCGCTGCATTCCGGAAGGAAAGCGTGCGCTGGTCTGACGACAGCTTCTCCGCCAACGTTGCTGGAAGCAGTGATCTAAGCAACGCCAATCCTGGGATGATACCATCACCAACGGAGTCGGAGTATGTATCACAACTCCTTGGTCACATCAAGCTCCTCCTTCGCCGTCGTACAGCTGCGCTAGCAGCCTTAGAAGCAGGCATCTACCCGGAGGCCATCAGGCACTTCTCCAAGATAGTCGATAATCGCCGTGGTACTCCACAGGGCTTCCTTGCCGATTGTTACCTACACAGAGCTTCGGCCTATAAAGCCGCTGGCCGAATCGCAGAGTCGATTGCTGATTGCAATTGGACCCTGGCACTTGAACCATCCTGCATCCCGGCTCTCAATACACGAGCCAGCCTCCTTGAGACCATCCGATGCCTACCCGATTGCCTGCGAGATCTGGAACACCTAAAGCTCCTCTACGATTCCATCTTGCGGGACAGGAAGCCCCCAGGCCCCGCTTGGAAGCGCCACAACGTCAGCTACCGTGACGTCCCTAGCAATCTGAAGGCCTTGACCCTGAAGATTCAGGAATTGAGGCAGAGATTGGCATCGGGGGAGATGGGCAATGTTGATTACTATGCATTGATCGGATTGAGGCGGGGCTGTTCGCGTTCGGAATTGGAGAGAGCCCATTTGTTGCTTACCTTGAAGCACAGGCCAGATAGGGCCATCAGTTTTCTTGATCGATGTGAGTTTGTGGGTGATCGTGACGTTGATTCTGTGAAGGACCAAGCAAGGATGTCGGCATTGGTGTTGTATCGGCTTCTGCAGAAGGGGTATTCGACTGTGATGGCCACGATCATGGACGAAGAGGCAGCCGAGAAGCAGAGGCAGAAGGCACCAGCAGCTGCTGCAATGCAAGTCCAAGTAGCCGTCTCTGAGCCAAAGTTGGAAAGCGAGAAGAGAAGTAGTATTAATAAACCACAAGCAGTGGAGATTCAACAGAGGAGCCAGATTGGTTCATCAGATTACTGTGCAGTAGTGAATCAGGTCCCGGAGAAGAAGAATGCAGTTGCCACTGCCGCTGCAACTGCAAATGCGGTATTCCAGGGGGTATTCTGTCGGGACATTTCTGTGGTTGGGAATTTGCTGTCACAGGTTGGGTTCAACCGTCCAATACCAGTCAAGTATGAAGCCTTAAGCTGCTGA